From one Salinibacterium hongtaonis genomic stretch:
- a CDS encoding AI-2E family transporter, which produces MKIQNAFRLGLFGGLGVLLAIGIGVAIGSLATILTYIGAALFIALGLDPIVSFLERKRFPRWAAILTVLIGVVGAATALVFALIPVIAEQVDKLIAQAVDVIKLVQDGELVTAIQSAFPALDVKLVFGEVTKFVENLDLFSIGGGVLQAGIGIATALFGAIIILILTLYFVSSLHTMKRGIYQLVPASKRGTFIDISEQVIESVGRYVVGQASLAFINGVLSFIFLSVIGAQYSVLLAFIAFLFSLVPLVGTLTGSTIIVLSVLAFNGWPLVLVVAIYYLIYMQIEAYVINPRIMNRAVKVPGVVVVIAALAGGALLGVLGALVAIPVAASALIIVKQVFIPRQNEL; this is translated from the coding sequence ATGAAGATCCAGAACGCGTTTCGACTCGGACTCTTTGGCGGGCTCGGGGTCCTCCTTGCGATCGGCATTGGCGTGGCGATCGGGAGCCTCGCGACGATCCTCACGTACATCGGCGCCGCCCTGTTTATCGCGCTCGGGCTCGACCCGATCGTCTCGTTTCTCGAACGCAAGCGGTTTCCCCGCTGGGCGGCCATTCTCACCGTTCTCATAGGGGTAGTCGGCGCAGCAACAGCTCTGGTCTTCGCTCTTATCCCCGTCATTGCGGAGCAGGTCGATAAACTCATTGCCCAGGCTGTCGATGTCATCAAGCTAGTTCAGGATGGCGAGCTAGTCACAGCGATCCAATCGGCATTCCCCGCCCTTGACGTCAAGCTGGTCTTCGGTGAGGTCACCAAGTTTGTAGAGAACCTGGACCTGTTCAGCATCGGCGGCGGTGTGCTCCAGGCGGGCATCGGAATCGCCACGGCGCTCTTCGGCGCCATCATCATCCTCATTCTGACGCTGTACTTTGTGTCGTCTCTTCACACGATGAAGCGGGGCATCTACCAGCTCGTTCCCGCCTCCAAGCGAGGCACGTTCATCGACATCTCGGAGCAGGTCATCGAGTCGGTCGGGCGCTACGTCGTGGGACAGGCCTCTCTCGCCTTTATCAACGGCGTGCTGAGCTTCATTTTCTTGTCAGTTATCGGCGCCCAGTACTCCGTGCTGCTCGCCTTCATCGCGTTCCTCTTCAGCCTCGTGCCTCTCGTCGGTACCCTCACGGGTTCGACCATCATCGTGCTGAGCGTTCTCGCCTTCAACGGATGGCCGCTCGTGCTCGTCGTGGCGATCTACTACCTCATCTACATGCAGATCGAGGCCTACGTCATCAACCCGCGCATCATGAACCGCGCGGTCAAGGTGCCCGGGGTTGTCGTCGTCATCGCTGCCCTCGCCGGCGGTGCCCTTCTCGGCGTTCTCGGGGCCCTTGTCGCCATCCCCGTGGCGGCATCCGCACTGATCATCGTCAAGCAGGTATTCATCCCGCGCCAGAACGAGCTGTAG
- a CDS encoding alpha/beta hydrolase: protein MELPARREDIELHTRDGLTLVGELALPESADPVATMLALHPLPTAGGFMDSHIIRKAAARLPALADIAVLRFNFRGTSSPRGTSEGAFGEGIDEAQDLAAAIDFVSQRGLPAPWLVGWSFGTEVALKHGRDYDIPGVILLSPPLRRTSQDELAAWAGSGKRVVAVVPELDDFLRPAEAAERFAAVPETEFVAVDGGRHLWVGEQQTRRVLNEIVERLNPAAVPLPTTYPL from the coding sequence ATCGAGTTGCCAGCCCGACGCGAAGACATCGAGCTTCACACCAGGGACGGGCTCACGCTCGTCGGTGAGCTCGCCCTCCCAGAGTCGGCAGACCCCGTCGCCACGATGCTTGCGCTGCACCCGTTGCCCACCGCAGGCGGGTTTATGGATTCGCACATCATTCGCAAGGCCGCAGCTCGTTTGCCCGCTCTCGCCGATATCGCGGTCCTCAGGTTCAACTTTCGCGGCACGTCGTCGCCGCGGGGCACATCAGAGGGTGCATTCGGCGAGGGCATCGACGAGGCCCAGGATCTCGCTGCCGCCATCGATTTCGTATCGCAACGTGGGTTGCCAGCACCCTGGCTCGTTGGCTGGTCGTTCGGCACCGAGGTTGCGCTCAAACACGGCCGCGACTATGACATCCCCGGCGTCATTCTTCTCTCGCCGCCCCTCCGCCGCACCAGCCAGGATGAGCTGGCCGCATGGGCTGGATCCGGCAAGAGGGTCGTGGCAGTTGTGCCTGAGCTCGACGACTTTCTGCGACCGGCCGAGGCGGCGGAGAGATTCGCTGCCGTGCCCGAGACCGAGTTTGTCGCAGTAGACGGTGGGCGGCACCTCTGGGTGGGGGAGCAGCAGACCCGTCGGGTTCTCAACGAGATCGTTGAGCGACTCAACCCTGCAGCCGTACCGTTGCCCACTACCTACCCGCTGTAA
- a CDS encoding tetratricopeptide repeat protein, giving the protein MTNLPPAGAQLRGAVDLSSLVRPPAGPGGAPMASRPADGSPVVVPSLVLASDDQAFPGLLELSNTVPVIVEFHAGQPWQGIADVVRSYAGRFVLASVDATRNPQLQQAFTVSAVPTVAAVIAGRPLALFEGEVADDQLRQVLDQLLTLAAQNGVTGTAAVDGEDDDAAEPVDEPLPPLHQEAYDAIERADYPAAIAAYETAIAQDPRDHLAVAGLAQVSLLHRLTGKTAAEIRSAAGEAPQDVDAQLAVADLDVSGGHLEDAFSRLLDLFVSLDQESKDRVRARMLDYFEIAGAEDPRVIAARRQLTNLLY; this is encoded by the coding sequence ATGACCAACCTTCCCCCAGCAGGCGCGCAGCTCCGCGGCGCGGTTGATCTTTCATCGCTCGTGCGCCCGCCCGCAGGCCCCGGCGGTGCCCCCATGGCCAGCAGGCCCGCTGACGGCTCGCCCGTCGTAGTTCCGAGCCTTGTCCTGGCGAGCGACGATCAGGCGTTCCCCGGGCTGCTTGAACTCTCGAACACGGTCCCCGTGATCGTGGAGTTCCACGCTGGTCAGCCCTGGCAGGGCATTGCGGATGTCGTGCGCAGCTACGCGGGCCGGTTCGTGCTCGCAAGCGTGGACGCGACCCGTAACCCTCAGCTGCAGCAGGCTTTCACGGTTTCGGCCGTGCCGACCGTCGCGGCCGTCATCGCGGGCCGCCCACTCGCCCTCTTCGAGGGCGAGGTTGCCGACGACCAGCTGCGCCAGGTGCTCGACCAGCTGCTGACCCTCGCGGCGCAGAACGGCGTAACGGGGACGGCTGCCGTCGACGGCGAAGACGACGATGCGGCTGAGCCGGTTGACGAACCTCTGCCGCCGCTCCACCAGGAGGCATACGACGCGATCGAGCGCGCCGACTACCCGGCGGCTATCGCAGCCTACGAGACGGCCATCGCGCAGGACCCCCGAGATCACCTCGCGGTTGCCGGTCTCGCGCAGGTCTCGCTGCTCCACCGACTTACGGGCAAAACCGCTGCGGAGATCCGCTCGGCGGCGGGCGAAGCGCCCCAGGACGTTGACGCCCAACTTGCCGTCGCCGACCTCGATGTCTCTGGTGGCCACCTTGAGGACGCATTCTCACGACTGCTGGACCTCTTCGTGTCGCTCGATCAGGAGTCGAAGGATCGCGTTCGCGCGAGGATGCTGGACTACTTCGAGATCGCCGGCGCAGAGGACCCCCGGGTCATCGCTGCGCGCCGCCAGCTCACGAACCTTCTGTACTAG